ATTGTTCGGGGTTGTAAAATTTGACAATTCTGTGATGAAATCGGAATTGAGGAACTGAAATTTAAAATAAATAATGACAGTATTGAAGTTTATCTCTTTAAGTAGTTCTTTGTAGTCAAATTTTTTATCAGCGATAAATTGAATTGCGTTTGCACCTCTTTGCAGTGCATCTAAAGCTAAGGAATTTGTAATTTTTTCATCTCTTATATGAAGTGTTTGGCAGATGTTAAATTGTTTTTCAAAGATAGGAACTTTAATATAAGAACGGTCTTCATCGGTATAAAAAGGTTTTACGACAATTCCTTCTTCTGTCATGTGCAATAGCGTATCCTTATAATCCAAACCCTTAAGTTCTACCTGAACTTTTTGTTTCCAGGCAGCAGCAGAAACGGAAGCAAATTCATCGAACAAAAAATCACTCATTATCTTTTATGGTATCGGATTCAATAATATAAACATTTTCGTTTTTTCTTTTTAATAAGTATTGTTCTCTGGCAAATTTTTCTAATTGGGAGCTGTCTTTCAAGCTCTGAATTTCTTTGTTATTGCTTTTTATTTTTTTAGAGTAAAATGAGTTGATATGCTCCAAATCTTTGATTTCTTTATCAAATTCCTTATTTAAGTAATAATTTTCATCAAAAAAGAACATCCAAATAAAAAAAATAACTAAAATTAAGACGTATTTGTTTGTGCTGATTTTAAACAGGATATTTTTCTTAATTTGTTTGCTACTCATTTTTATAACCTTTCGTTAATCACCGTTCGTACAATATCTGTGGCTACGGTATTATATTGATTGTTTGGGATGATGATATCTGCAACATTTTTAGTGGGTTCTATAAATTGTTCATGCATAGGTTTTAAAGTATCCTGATATCTTTTTAAAACTTCATTGATATCTCTTCCTCTTTCACTAATATCTCTTCGGATTCTTCGTATTAACCTCTCGTCAGCATCTGCATGTATAAATATTTTGATGTCAAACAGATTTCGCAATACCTCGTTGTTAAAAACTAAAATCCCTTCGACAATGATTACTTTTCCAGGGTGTACGGTTACCGTATCTTTTGTTCTGTTATGTGCAACGAAAGAATAAACAGGTTGCTGTATTGCCTTACCTGCTTTTAGGGCTTTTAAATGTGTGGTGATCAAATCAAAATCGATGGCTCCTGGGTGGTCAAAATTAATTCGGTTTCTTTCTTCGTACGAAAGGTGGTCGGTAGTTTTATAATAAGAATCCTGAGATATGACACAAACTTCATCAACCGGTAATTCATTAATAATCTGATTTACAACGGTTGTTTTTCCACTTCCCGTACCTCCTGCAATTCCAATTATAAGCATCTTCTGAAATGGTTCATTTGACAAATAATTATATGACATTTACACTTTTTCAAGAGATTAAAAAATTTTCATTCCAACTCAAAAAGTGTAAATGAGTTTCATAACAAATTTAGGGAAATAAATAAGGAAATTCGTAAAACCGGTTTCATTATAATTTTGTATTTGATCTTGTCTTACAAACAGTGGTGCTAAAGCACCTGCCTTTCAAAGTTTTTTATTCCTGTAAAATAAAGAAATATAACCGTGAAATGTCCATAAGTACCTTTGAATCCAATAAAAACAGCAGAAAAGAACCAACTTTTAAGGCCAGTTCTTAACTGCTGTTTTTTGTATATTATATACCTGTTATATTAACCCGTTGTGCATTTTGAACTAAAAAGTAAATTTAAACGTCAGTTCGAGTGATTTTGAGCTACGAAAAATCGTATCGAGAACATATTTAGAGCAAAAATTCTATTCTCGATACAAATTTTTCTCATTTTCAATCGAAAAATTTACTCGAATTGACGAATTTTATCAAAATGCACAATGGGTTATATTAATAATTAAGTTCTTGAATTAACAGATATCTCTTTGAATCAAAAGTTAAAAAATTTATTGGGATTGAAAAAATATAAAAACCAATAAACTTAGCTATAAAGTTGACAAAGAAAGAATCAATAAAATAAAAGAAAGAAAAAAATATGCCAAGCATAATTAATAGTACATAAATGTGTCTCGTCCTAAAATAGGGCTACAGTTAATTATTAAAATTTATGCTACATTTTTGTGCACGTAATTAGGTGTTTTATAATCTAAAGATAAATGTAATCTTTTATTATTATATAATTTGATTGCATTTTTTGTTGCTTTTTTGGCGTGATTGATATTTGTAAATGTTTGGTCGAGGAAGAATTCATCTTTTAAAATTCCGTTAACTCTTTCGGCCATTGCGTTTTCGTAGCAATGATTTTCTTGGGTCATACTGATTTGTATCTTTTTTCTTTTCAAAATTTGAGTATAAACATTGCTACAATATTGTATTCCTCTATCAGAATGATGTATGATTTCTTCGGTATTTTTAGTTTGATAAATAGCTTTATTTAAAGCTCTAACACAGCCTTTAAGTTCTAAACTATCACTAATATCATAGCCTACTATTTTTCTTGAATACATATCAGTAATAAGTGCTAAATAACAAAATCCATTTATAGTTCTTATATAGGTAATATCCGAAGCCCAAACTTGGTTAGGTCTATTAATGATCAGGTCTTTTATGATATTTTTATATTTATAAAAACGATGGTAAGAGTTGGTTGTTTTAGAAGAATATTTTTTCCTTCTAATTAACAAATTATTTTCTTTTAAGATTCTAAATAACTGGTCTCTACCTATATTTATATTCTGTTTCCTAAAATCATTATGTAAGGATTTCATTAGCTTTCTAGTACCTTCTCTGGGTAATGTTTTCCTGCTTTTTTTAACAAGCATTATTACATTTTGTTCTATTTGTTTTTTAAGAACAAACCTTTTTTGATATTTGTAATAAGCATCTCTTTTTAACTCGAAAGCATTACAAATAGTAGCGATGGCGTACCTTCTTTTTTTTCTATTAATCGGTGCTATTTTCATTAAGGCTTTATGTTTAAGTTTTTTTTTAATTCTTCAACATTTTTATAGCCAAGATTTTCAGCAGCTACTTCAAGATAACTATCATTCACAAGTTTATCTAGATCCTTTTTAATAAGAAGATCTTTGAGTTGTTTTAGCTCTTTTTGAAGGGCTTTAATACGGGATAATTCGTCGTCTGTTTGCACGGTTACACGGGTGTTCATTAAATCTTTACGGTCATATTTTTTAATCCATACGTTTATCGTACTAGATTGTATGCCGTAAGTTAAGGCAATTTGTCTTTTGGAATGGTTTCCTTTGGTAAGTTCTGCTAATACTTTGAGTTTAAAACTCTCACTATAACGTCTTACATATCCATCATTTTTATACATATACTTGTTGTTTTTTGTATACATATTTCAGGACGGGTCACTATTAGGCTTATTATCTAGTTTAAGTTTAAAACCCTTTAATTTCATTAGAGTTACTTTAGTTTCTATAAAGTTTTTTGGGTTAGAAGCGGTAAGCTCGAAGTATGAAGAAGTTATTAAAGATTCTATTTCGGTGCTTCCAACTTCTTTCTTCAAACTAAGAAAGGCTGATAGAAATCGAATTTTATTCGATGATTAAAACGATGTATTTCCAATGTATAGTGGTTTATTTTTTTCATAAGCTCTAGTTTAAAATTGCGTTGATATTAATTTTTGATACTTCAATCCAATATTTTGATATTTTTGATACGCATTAATATGTTCTGACACTTTATTTACAAAGGCATTGAGTTTATCGTTTCTATATTTTAATTTTTCTTTGATGCGATACCAGTTCAAATATTGTTGCAAGTATTTGGTAGATACTCCCCAAAACTTGTTATCTATCCATTTCTTAACTCTGTTATGAGTTGAGTTGACATGTTGTATATGATACACTTTGTTTTTGACACGTTGTTTTATGACGCCTTTTAGAGTGTGATGCTCTATTTTATTGTCTATTGCAAATCCTTTGTAGCTTAGATGTGTGTCCCTACATAAAATGGCTTTACTTGCCTTTATTCTGCTGCCAATAGCATTTACAATATCTATTTTCTTTAATCTTCCCATAGTGGCTACAGTAATATCTGGATTAGATGTTCTATCTTGGGTTACAATAACAGCTACTTGATCATTACTGATGCCTTTGGTTTTAGAGCTACCACCACGTTTTCTTGATTCCCGATGATTTACTGGTCGCCCTTTTTCTGAATTTAAAAAGAAGGTCTCATCACTTTCTGTAATGCCTGTAAAATCATCTTTATCGTTTTCTGATAATGGGACTAATATCTTATGAGGCCAGTCAAAAGCCGTTTTCTTGTTTATCGATAAGGCTACTTTTATCTTATCTAAGCTCTTTTCTTCTAGCATTAATTCAAGGTAGTCATCAATCTTGTCCTTATGTTGCAAACCTGCCATCCAAGTACCTGTGTATTCTGTAAAACTGCGTTTGCAGGATTTACACTTATAGCGCTGAGAGCCTTTGTCAATACCAAATTTTACATACTTTGGATGCGAGCAATGGGCGCAACAACCTAACTTATTGTCTAATAAAAAACGCCTAGATTCTTGGCTTCTTACCGTTGGAACTGAATCTTTTGGTGATGTTGACAATTCTTTTAACAATTCCTGCCTTTCAGATGGGGAAAGTTTGGAAATTCCTCGCTTTATTTCTTGTAAATTCATGTATTAAATATACAAATAATAGCTGTTATTAACTAGAGCCTTTTCATATTATAAGTGCTTGAATATGTTTTTTGTAGTGTTGGTATGTATAGTTGGATTAATGCTTACATAGATTGTAAATTAACCTTGCATTTTCTGTAAAGTACCTTCTAACAAAGTTGCAGTGGCTTCCATGAGCTTGATACCGATCTTATCGACATGGCGGTTTCGCCAAGACTCGAGTTTTGTTCCTTTGACCCACCGGTTAAAAGCACCCAAAGCTGGACCGGTATGTACTTGAAAGTTCACTTTGTGTTCCAAATCACCAGCAAAAGCTACTTGACTACTATAGCTAAAATACCAGCGAAAAACCAAAGCCATTTTATGACGGGGCTTTTCTTCAGCTTTTTTGATTTCCTCGGATTTACCAATCTTTTTAAAATAGGTTTTAGTCTCTTTCCATATCTCTGAAATGGGCTTTTTAAAGTAGCTGCGTTCTAACTGCCAAATTGTTTTTTGGGGGATTTCATCAAGCGAATTATGATGATTATACAAATTGTAAAGATTGTTAGCACGTGCAGGAAAGAGTACCCCTTTTTTAAGTACCTGAACTTTGGCTCCAATTTCAAACATATCTCCAGCCTTTAGATTAGCAAATAGAAATAATTACTTAAAATAAAAACATAATAGTTATGATGAAATTTCTTTTTTTGCTTCTTTTTTTCTTTGTTAATAACTCTTATTTTGTTGATAACCAAAAACACAAAAGAACGGAGTGAACTTTAGCGGCCAGCTAGCTTTTTAGAGCCATCCCCCGATTAGTCTCCGTTCTTTTTAAAAGTTACTTAGAACCATATAGAATTTCAGTTTCTGCCCTTATTAAAGGTCTTAGTTTAAGTAACTATTATTAATATCTAATTACAAAATTATGAAAACAAATGAAATTATCGGAATCGATGTCAGTAAATTATTAATTGATGTTTGTATCTATTCTAAACAAATTGTTCAACAGTTTGAGAACAGTAAATCTGGATTTAAATTAATGCTAAAGTGGAGTTTTAAAAATTCGTCTTTCTCTAAAGAAGAAACCATGTTTGTATTTGAACATACAGGAATGTACTCTCATTTATTATCTGTGTCTTTAACTGAACAAAAATTATCTTTTTTCATAGCTTCTGGTTTAGAAATTAAAAGATCTATTGGTATTGCTCGTGGAAAGGATGACCAAATTGATGCCAAACGCATTGCTCTATATGGGTATCGATTAAAAGAAGAACTTAAACCCAGTAAGCTACCTAAAAGAAGTATATTACAACTAAAAAGTCTCTTATCTTTAAGGACAAAACTTAACAAACAAAGAGCTGGTTTTAAAGTTACTTTGAAAGAACAAAAAAGAATTTATAAAGCAAAAGAGTATAAAATAATCTTTGACGTTCAACAAAAAATGATTGCAGAACTAACCAAACAAATACACAAGATTAATACTCAAATGCAAGCTATTATTGACCAAAATATAATGTTAAAAGAAACCTATAAACTTGTTACTAGTGTTAAAGGTATAGGAATGCAAACTGCTATAATGATGATTGTGTTTACTGACAATTTTTCAAAATTTGAAAACTGGAGAAAGTTTGCCTCTTATTGTGGTGTTGCTCCTTTTCCTTACCAATCTGGAACTAGTATTAAAGGACGTACAAAAGTCTCTCATTTGGCTAATAAAAAATTGAAAGCAATTATTAATATGTGCGCTATTTCTGCTATACAACATAACCCAGAAATGAAATTATACTATCATAAAAGAATAAAACAAGGCAAAAGTAAAATGAGTACCGTTAACATTATTAGAAACAAATTAATAGCAAGAGTGTTTGCCGTTGTCAAACGACAAACACCCTATGTAGATACTTTTAAATTTGCTGCATAAATTAGTAAAAATAATATCTCAACTTTTACTTGTTTTTATCATAGAATACAGGGGCATAGTCGGTATCTTGAACATTGATTGCTTCCAGAAGATCTTTGACCGCATCACTGGTACCGGCTTCTACCGTACAGTGGTTAATAGAGCCGGTTAAGATAAAATCGGTGCCCATCACAAAGGCACTTGCTGCCGATTGAGGGGTACCGATACCTCCTGCCAGACCTATACGAATGTCTTTGGGATATCCATATTCTTTCTGGATATCATCTCTTAGTCTTTGGATGGAGGGTAGTAATACCGTGGCTACACCACGATCGGTGTGACCACCCGAATCGGCCTCCACGCAGATATCATAACTCACAGGAATTGTTTTGGCAGCTTCGGCTTGCTCTAAAGTGATTTTCCCCTGTTTGACAAGATTATCTAGTAATTGCTCTGGAGCAGGACGCATAAAAACCTCTGCCACTTTGGGATGGGAGATCTTGGCCAGGATTCGATGACGATTGGTCAAGGAACCATCGCTATTTTTTTGAATCCCTGATGAGTGAAAATATACCAATGATGTGGTCATTTTCATATAAGCGGAAGCCTCTATATTTTGAACGCCTTTTTGAAGATAGAGTTCTACAGTTTTCATTTCGGTATCTGGATCGTCAAGATGATGTAAGAGATTCATCCCATAAGCTTGTCCCTTACTACTAAGCGATTTTTGTATGACATCAATATCGGAAGCTATCCTGTCCATTGACAGCCCACCAGTACCCAAATAGCCCATCATGCCAGCTTTCCCCATAGCAATTACTAATTCTTTGGAAGCTGTACCGCGGTACATAGATCCAGAAATGTAATTGTATTTCAATCCGTAGTCTTCCCGAAAAGCTTTACTGCCTAACCTTTGAGCTAGGAATTTTTCTTCTTTTTCGGGGAATTTATCGGAAGAAGGTGCTTTAAGAATTATTTGCGCTCTTCCATTGGACGTCATTTTTTCAGAATCGGTTTTTTCAGATTCGATATCTTTGATAGGGGAGCAATCCTTTATAATCTCCTCTACCATTTTAGTTAGAATATCCCTTCCGATTTCTTTGTATTCGACTATCGCTTTGCCCATCAAATAGCTTACGCTATTGGCCCACTGAACCGAATCCGCAATCTGGCGGCTCAGTAGTTTGGCTACTTGCTCTTTTCCATAAGGATGTGCCGTGGCATTGCTAATCACAGGGATTTTGGGAGTGTCAAAGGTAAATCCTTCTAAAAATAAGGCAAACTCTTTTGCCACCGATTCCATATATCTTGAATGAAACGGTGCCGTAACAAACAGAGGAATACTTTTAATCCCTTGGACATCAAAATCTTTTACCACCCTGTTGATGCTCTCTCTAGGACCCGATAAAACCGTTTGGGTAGGGGTATTGTAATTGGCAATGTCCAAACCGCCATAATCTCCTTCTTGTAGTTTTTCTTTGAGTGAGTCGATCCCAATCCCTAATACTGCTGCCATACTGCCCCCCGAAGCAGAAGCCATCAGTTTGCCGCGCTTTTGTACCAGTTTGAGCCCTGTCTCAAAGTCATACGCTCCAGCAGCCAACAACGCATTGTACTCTCCTAAACTATGGCCGGCTAGGTAATCGGGTATAATACCTTTTTCCAAATACCTCAAGTGATTCACTACATACAATGCAGGCTGTGTAAACTCGGTCTTTGCCAGTTGTCTGTTAGGGTCTTTTAAGCAAAGCTTTTTAAGGTCATAACCCAACATCTCAGAGGCTAATTTCATCTCTTTGGGATAATGGTCAAACAGATCTTTACCCATCCCTTTGTATTGAGAGCCTTGACCGGGGAAAAGTATTGCTGTTTTCATCGGGTATTTGTTTTTGTTGTTCGTGATAGTTGTTTGATCCGGCTACTTAATTTACGACGTTGTATTTTACCTGACACAGTTCTTGGCAAATGTGTTACTTCTATAACCGTAATTGAATTAAAAGCACTTACACCAAATTCTCGTAGAGCTTGAGATACAAGCTTGTGCAAATCCCTTTTTTTTATGTTTATTTCTTGAGTTACAGCAACCAAAAAACCCTCTCTGTGAGATGATTCCGTATTGCGACAAATGGCCAATCCATCTTTACAATCAAGTTTCTCATAAATCTTATTTTCTAATAGTGCAGGTGAGATTTTTATTCCGCCATAGTTGATAATATCATCGGATCTTCCTTCATAGTATAAATAATTGTTGCGTATGCTGCCCAGATCTTGAGTGACTAACCAACCGTCCTTATTTTTTAAGGAAATTTTTTGACCATCTACAATGTAGGCTTGAGCAACATGGGGACCCTTAATGGCAATGTTCTGAGTAGCGGTTAATTTAATTTCTACCGTATCTGTAGCCTGTCCAACGGATTCGAGCTTGTCTCCTTTTTCTTCATGAATTTCCAGCAATGTGGTCCTTGATGCCTCGGTCAAACCGTAATGTTGTACAATTATGGCATTCGGGAACAATGCTTTTAACGTTTCTTTTTCTTTTTGATTCATATATTGACTGCCAATCTCTATCCATTGAACACGCTTTCCGTATTGACCTATCAGGTCTTTGTTTGTCAGCAGGATACGCCATAGGTCCGGTACAGCAGAAATCGCATTAATACTCCCTTTTTTAAGCATGTCACCAATTTCGGCTGGTCTGAAAAGATGGGGAATAAAAAACTGCCCGCCAACAGCTGCAACAGCACGGCATCTCCCTAACCCAAAAGAATGATAAACGGGTATGCCGATGTATTCTCTGATGTTGCCATTTAATTGCATTAAAGTATTTAAACGAGTTATCACATTGGATAAATTAGTATGACTCAGTATCACCCCTTTTGGATTGCCTGTTGTACCGGAAGTAAAAGCGACCAGGGCTACATTATCTGTATCAGGTGCCTTAAAATCCGGCGCCATCCAAGCACCGTCCGGTTCAGGGCTTATAATTTTCCTGACTTGTGTAGCCTTAATGCGATATTGATCTTTTTCATTTCTCAACGGAACAGCAACATTCCCTGCTTCCATATAAGAAAATAATGCTTTTATATAACCCGTATGATTAGCGGCGACAATGCCTATGGTTTGATTACTATTTTTCATTTCTATTGATCTTACATTAGGGTCTCTTTTTCATCGCCTCTTTGGTCTGCCTCCATCCACCATATACACGCTACCTGTACAATAACTGCTATCGTCACTGGCAAGAAACAACATACATTTTGCAATTTCTTGCGGAGTGGCATAACGCTTTAAGAGATTGAGTCTGGCAAAATTTCTTTTGGCTTTTTCCGGATTTTCAGGCAATGTTTTTTGTTCCATAGAACGCATCATCCGTGTCTCTGTTATGCCGGGATTAATCGTATTCACACGGATGTCAAAAGGAGCACATTCTACGGCAACAGAACGCATGATCCCGATAACGGCATGCTTGCTAGCTACATAAGCAGATAATCCCGCCGCTCCGCTGACTCCTGATGTGGAAGAGGTGATCACAATACTACCTCCATGCTTTTTCATTTCGGGAATCACATATTTGAGCCCCAGCCAAACCCCTTTTACGTTGACGGCCATTACTTTGTCAAAGGTTTCGATACTATGTTCGGTAACAGGTGAAGGATCATCTTCAATGCCCGCATTATTAATGAAAACATCAATATGTCCGTAGCGTTCAATGGCTTTATTGACATAATTTTGTACCTGCTCCGGTTGAGTGACATCCGCTATAGCATAACTTGCCGCATCGCTATTGATCGAATGTAAAGCTTTTTGTAACGTTTTTTCATCACAATCAACAAGCAACACCTTAGCGCCTTCCCTAATAAAAAGGGCAGCAGTAGCCAACCCTATGCCTCCTGCACCACCGGTAATAACAGCTACTTTATTTTCCAGTCGTTTCATATTTAATAGTATAATTTTGTAAAAATGAAACCAGGTGTTTTACATCCTGATCATTAATATCTTTATGACACATAATTCTAAGTGTACGGGCATTAGGTGCCAGTAGTAAAATATTTTCTGATTTGGCGTCTTTTACCAGTTGATGGCTATCAAAAGGTGCATGCTCATCAATAGACAGGTAAAACATATTGATGGTGATACGAGGATTTGGCAATGAAAAATAGGGGAGTGCAGAAAGGCTTTGTGCGAGTAATTGGGTACGTTCGTGGTCTTCTGCTAGCCTGTTGATATTTTCAAGGCGCAAGGCTTCCAACCCACAGGCTGCCAGAATACCGGACTGGCGCATGGTACCTCCCAGATATTGTCTGACACCACGCGCTTTTTCAATAAACAAGCGATCACCACACAATACAGAACCTGCCGGAGCACCTAAACTCTTAGACAAACAAAACATAAGGGCATCTACAGGAGCAGCAAGTTCCTTAAAAGGTATACCGCTTGCTATTTGGGCGTTAAACAACCGGGCTCCATCCATATATACAGGAACTTCATTTTGATGTGCTATATCACACAAGTCCATAACATGTTGTTGATCAATAATGGTACCGCCGGACATATTATGAGGATTTTCTATACATAACAAAGCGGTTCCCGGTTGATACTTACTCGCTTTTTTTATCCTTTTCTTTACATCGCTTATTTTTATGACCCCATGAACGCCTTTTACGGTACGTGTTTGAATCATAGCATATGCCAAGGCTCCTTTCTCATAATTAAACATATGACTGTCTTCTTCAAGAATGATCTCCTGTCCCGGATCGCAAAATACCCGGATCGCTGTTTGGTTGGCCATAATCCCCGAAGGGAAGAACAAAGCTTTAGCTTTTCCGCTGAGTCCGGCACATTTTTCTTCCAAGGCAATGACCGTAGGATCATCGGAGAAACCATCGTCTCCCAATTTAGCATTGCAGATAGCATCATACATTGCCTTCGTAGGACGCGTGACGGTATCACTTCTGAAATCGGCTATAATATCGTAGGGCATGGCACTATTTTTTTAAATATTATACTATTATTTTTTCCCCTCATCTTTCTAAGGATTAAAAATTTGTAAAAATTGCTCCAAAGGAAAAGGGAAATCAATCGTTTTTAATTTTTCTTCCGTAAAGCCATATTCAGGTTTTGGGTGCTTTAAACGCCACCCTTTTACACGCTCAGCCACATCTTTTTCGGCAACTCCGGTATCCAGCCCCTGGATAAATATCTCCGCCAATTCTTTCACTTCTTCAGTTTTCAAGCCAAGTTTGGTAGCCTCGGCCATAGAAAGGCGGAAAGTATGAGCA
This window of the Flavobacteriaceae bacterium genome carries:
- a CDS encoding IS1595 family transposase; its protein translation is MNLQEIKRGISKLSPSERQELLKELSTSPKDSVPTVRSQESRRFLLDNKLGCCAHCSHPKYVKFGIDKGSQRYKCKSCKRSFTEYTGTWMAGLQHKDKIDDYLELMLEEKSLDKIKVALSINKKTAFDWPHKILVPLSENDKDDFTGITESDETFFLNSEKGRPVNHRESRKRGGSSKTKGISNDQVAVIVTQDRTSNPDITVATMGRLKKIDIVNAIGSRIKASKAILCRDTHLSYKGFAIDNKIEHHTLKGVIKQRVKNKVYHIQHVNSTHNRVKKWIDNKFWGVSTKYLQQYLNWYRIKEKLKYRNDKLNAFVNKVSEHINAYQKYQNIGLKYQKLISTQF
- a CDS encoding glucose 1-dehydrogenase: MKRLENKVAVITGGAGGIGLATAALFIREGAKVLLVDCDEKTLQKALHSINSDAASYAIADVTQPEQVQNYVNKAIERYGHIDVFINNAGIEDDPSPVTEHSIETFDKVMAVNVKGVWLGLKYVIPEMKKHGGSIVITSSTSGVSGAAGLSAYVASKHAVIGIMRSVAVECAPFDIRVNTINPGITETRMMRSMEQKTLPENPEKAKRNFARLNLLKRYATPQEIAKCMLFLASDDSSYCTGSVYMVDGGRPKRR
- a CDS encoding IS3 family transposase, whose amino-acid sequence is MKIAPINRKKRRYAIATICNAFELKRDAYYKYQKRFVLKKQIEQNVIMLVKKSRKTLPREGTRKLMKSLHNDFRKQNINIGRDQLFRILKENNLLIRRKKYSSKTTNSYHRFYKYKNIIKDLIINRPNQVWASDITYIRTINGFCYLALITDMYSRKIVGYDISDSLELKGCVRALNKAIYQTKNTEEIIHHSDRGIQYCSNVYTQILKRKKIQISMTQENHCYENAMAERVNGILKDEFFLDQTFTNINHAKKATKNAIKLYNNKRLHLSLDYKTPNYVHKNVA
- a CDS encoding AMP-binding protein, giving the protein MKNSNQTIGIVAANHTGYIKALFSYMEAGNVAVPLRNEKDQYRIKATQVRKIISPEPDGAWMAPDFKAPDTDNVALVAFTSGTTGNPKGVILSHTNLSNVITRLNTLMQLNGNIREYIGIPVYHSFGLGRCRAVAAVGGQFFIPHLFRPAEIGDMLKKGSINAISAVPDLWRILLTNKDLIGQYGKRVQWIEIGSQYMNQKEKETLKALFPNAIIVQHYGLTEASRTTLLEIHEEKGDKLESVGQATDTVEIKLTATQNIAIKGPHVAQAYIVDGQKISLKNKDGWLVTQDLGSIRNNYLYYEGRSDDIINYGGIKISPALLENKIYEKLDCKDGLAICRNTESSHREGFLVAVTQEINIKKRDLHKLVSQALREFGVSAFNSITVIEVTHLPRTVSGKIQRRKLSSRIKQLSRTTKTNTR
- a CDS encoding transposase, producing the protein MYKNDGYVRRYSESFKLKVLAELTKGNHSKRQIALTYGIQSSTINVWIKKYDRKDLMNTRVTVQTDDELSRIKALQKELKQLKDLLIKKDLDKLVNDSYLEVAAENLGYKNVEELKKNLNIKP
- a CDS encoding transposase, with translation MKTNEIIGIDVSKLLIDVCIYSKQIVQQFENSKSGFKLMLKWSFKNSSFSKEETMFVFEHTGMYSHLLSVSLTEQKLSFFIASGLEIKRSIGIARGKDDQIDAKRIALYGYRLKEELKPSKLPKRSILQLKSLLSLRTKLNKQRAGFKVTLKEQKRIYKAKEYKIIFDVQQKMIAELTKQIHKINTQMQAIIDQNIMLKETYKLVTSVKGIGMQTAIMMIVFTDNFSKFENWRKFASYCGVAPFPYQSGTSIKGRTKVSHLANKKLKAIINMCAISAIQHNPEMKLYYHKRIKQGKSKMSTVNIIRNKLIARVFAVVKRQTPYVDTFKFAA
- the fabD gene encoding ACP S-malonyltransferase, yielding MKTAILFPGQGSQYKGMGKDLFDHYPKEMKLASEMLGYDLKKLCLKDPNRQLAKTEFTQPALYVVNHLRYLEKGIIPDYLAGHSLGEYNALLAAGAYDFETGLKLVQKRGKLMASASGGSMAAVLGIGIDSLKEKLQEGDYGGLDIANYNTPTQTVLSGPRESINRVVKDFDVQGIKSIPLFVTAPFHSRYMESVAKEFALFLEGFTFDTPKIPVISNATAHPYGKEQVAKLLSRQIADSVQWANSVSYLMGKAIVEYKEIGRDILTKMVEEIIKDCSPIKDIESEKTDSEKMTSNGRAQIILKAPSSDKFPEKEEKFLAQRLGSKAFREDYGLKYNYISGSMYRGTASKELVIAMGKAGMMGYLGTGGLSMDRIASDIDVIQKSLSSKGQAYGMNLLHHLDDPDTEMKTVELYLQKGVQNIEASAYMKMTTSLVYFHSSGIQKNSDGSLTNRHRILAKISHPKVAEVFMRPAPEQLLDNLVKQGKITLEQAEAAKTIPVSYDICVEADSGGHTDRGVATVLLPSIQRLRDDIQKEYGYPKDIRIGLAGGIGTPQSAASAFVMGTDFILTGSINHCTVEAGTSDAVKDLLEAINVQDTDYAPVFYDKNK
- a CDS encoding septum formation initiator translates to MSSKQIKKNILFKISTNKYVLILVIFFIWMFFFDENYYLNKEFDKEIKDLEHINSFYSKKIKSNNKEIQSLKDSSQLEKFAREQYLLKRKNENVYIIESDTIKDNE
- a CDS encoding aminotransferase class I/II-fold pyridoxal phosphate-dependent enzyme: MPYDIIADFRSDTVTRPTKAMYDAICNAKLGDDGFSDDPTVIALEEKCAGLSGKAKALFFPSGIMANQTAIRVFCDPGQEIILEEDSHMFNYEKGALAYAMIQTRTVKGVHGVIKISDVKKRIKKASKYQPGTALLCIENPHNMSGGTIIDQQHVMDLCDIAHQNEVPVYMDGARLFNAQIASGIPFKELAAPVDALMFCLSKSLGAPAGSVLCGDRLFIEKARGVRQYLGGTMRQSGILAACGLEALRLENINRLAEDHERTQLLAQSLSALPYFSLPNPRITINMFYLSIDEHAPFDSHQLVKDAKSENILLLAPNARTLRIMCHKDINDQDVKHLVSFLQNYTIKYETTGK
- a CDS encoding uridine kinase, with product MLIIGIAGGTGSGKTTVVNQIINELPVDEVCVISQDSYYKTTDHLSYEERNRINFDHPGAIDFDLITTHLKALKAGKAIQQPVYSFVAHNRTKDTVTVHPGKVIIVEGILVFNNEVLRNLFDIKIFIHADADERLIRRIRRDISERGRDINEVLKRYQDTLKPMHEQFIEPTKNVADIIIPNNQYNTVATDIVRTVINERL